Proteins from one Gossypium raimondii isolate GPD5lz chromosome 8, ASM2569854v1, whole genome shotgun sequence genomic window:
- the LOC105793579 gene encoding uncharacterized protein LOC105793579 — MDKWYLLSRLRRAVNKVKVLLNFNMNRWRIASMIGTSRSSKRLSFTDRPGLRACADDNDSEDSGYCCNRLARTTSYPSEDDIDKRAEMFIANFHRQLQIERQVSLELKYLRLNSFDNISP; from the coding sequence ATGGATAAGTGGTATTTGCTTAGCCGCCTAAGGAGGGCGGTGAACAAGGTAAAAGTGTTGCTGAATTTCAATATGAATCGATGGCGTATTGCTTCCATGATCGGTACTTCTCGGAGCAGCAAAAGGCTGAGCTTCACGGATAGGCCAGGGTTGAGGGCGTGTGCGGATGACAATGATTCCGAAGATTCGGGGTATTGTTGTAATCGACTGGCTCGGACAACAAGTTATCCATCGGAGGATGATATTGACAAGAGAGCTGAGATGTTCATTgcaaattttcatcgacaacttcAGATTGAAAGGCAGGTTTCATTGGAGCTCAAATACCTTCGTCTGAACAGCTTTGACAACATTTCTCCCTGA